One Natrinema marinum genomic window carries:
- a CDS encoding polymer-forming cytoskeletal protein, protein MAFSRDPLDELVVPDGTEAQERDLVTDGDVFVGGRATVEFGVRGRNVLAGESAEFGGAIEADGDCRLDMWCDVAENVLVGQDAYIGERVHIGGKLKVAGDLDIGDDVEIEEGFEANGWIVIRNPMPTIVFLFVYLKHLLLIGEEDAAQRVISELVDDDDDAPEAEPLVIPRNATVGDDAWRVSTPATIGDDCRLHGNVRAETIDVGQDCNIFGSLRARGDITVGEGTRIHGDLTTRDGDVTIARDARILGDVSCDDLELGPDAEIDGTIRADGEITMGTTERERE, encoded by the coding sequence GTGGCCTTCAGCAGGGATCCCCTCGACGAACTCGTCGTTCCCGACGGGACGGAAGCGCAGGAACGCGACCTCGTGACCGACGGGGATGTCTTCGTGGGCGGTCGAGCGACCGTCGAGTTCGGCGTCCGCGGCCGAAACGTGCTGGCCGGCGAATCCGCCGAGTTCGGCGGCGCGATCGAGGCCGACGGCGACTGCCGGCTCGATATGTGGTGTGACGTGGCCGAAAACGTGCTGGTCGGCCAGGACGCCTACATCGGCGAGCGGGTCCACATCGGCGGCAAACTGAAAGTCGCCGGCGATCTTGATATCGGCGACGACGTGGAGATCGAGGAGGGGTTCGAGGCCAACGGCTGGATCGTCATTCGGAACCCGATGCCGACGATCGTCTTCCTGTTCGTCTACCTCAAACACCTCCTCCTGATCGGCGAGGAAGACGCCGCCCAGCGGGTCATCTCCGAACTCGTGGACGACGACGACGACGCGCCCGAAGCGGAGCCGCTCGTGATCCCCCGCAACGCGACCGTCGGCGACGACGCCTGGCGCGTCTCGACGCCCGCAACGATCGGCGACGACTGCCGACTCCACGGCAACGTCCGCGCGGAGACGATCGACGTCGGCCAGGACTGCAACATCTTCGGCAGTCTGCGGGCCCGCGGCGACATCACCGTCGGCGAGGGAACCCGAATCCACGGCGATCTGACCACCCGCGACGGCGACGTCACCATCGCACGCGACGCGCGCATCCTCGGCGACGTCTCCTGTGACGACCTCGAGCTCGGCCCCGACGCCGAGATCGACGGCACGATCCGAGCCGACGGCGAGATCACGATGGGGACGACCGAGCGCGAACGCGAGTAA
- a CDS encoding electron transfer flavoprotein subunit beta/FixA family protein, translating into MRSIVLTKGVPDFSEGAVSFDEDGHLERGKTPTVMNPNDAFALEAALQTKVRHGGEVSGMSMGPPGYADVLRDAMESVYTDDSYLLSDRELAASDTWATAITLSAGLEKYQEEVADIDIVFAGFKTADGETGQTGPQTCWAMDWPIVTHVIALDIDPDERTLRAKRLVEGDIDEIETVEAPLPCFVITDPEFEPTYRKASHRLTHKQLRAETEERAAEHDEHLTTWDHVDLNLDPDYIGLDGSPTIVSSVDPIPKAPSEREATMIDPDDGMGDVLEEMHPYAAEAGD; encoded by the coding sequence ATGCGATCGATCGTGCTGACGAAAGGCGTCCCCGACTTCTCGGAGGGTGCCGTCTCGTTCGACGAGGACGGGCACTTAGAGCGGGGGAAGACGCCGACGGTGATGAACCCCAACGACGCGTTCGCGCTCGAGGCCGCGCTCCAGACGAAGGTACGTCACGGCGGCGAGGTCAGCGGGATGAGTATGGGGCCGCCGGGATACGCCGACGTGCTGAGAGACGCGATGGAGTCGGTCTACACCGACGACAGTTACCTGCTCTCGGACCGCGAACTCGCCGCCTCCGACACGTGGGCGACGGCGATCACGCTTTCGGCCGGCCTCGAGAAGTACCAGGAGGAGGTCGCGGACATCGACATCGTCTTCGCGGGGTTCAAGACGGCAGACGGCGAGACCGGCCAGACTGGGCCCCAGACCTGCTGGGCGATGGACTGGCCGATCGTCACGCACGTCATCGCGCTCGACATCGATCCCGACGAGCGGACGCTGCGCGCGAAACGGCTCGTCGAGGGCGATATCGACGAGATCGAGACGGTCGAAGCGCCGCTGCCGTGTTTCGTCATCACCGATCCCGAGTTCGAGCCGACCTATCGAAAGGCTTCCCACCGGCTAACGCACAAACAGCTTCGGGCCGAGACCGAAGAGCGAGCCGCCGAACACGACGAGCACCTGACGACGTGGGACCACGTCGACCTGAACCTCGATCCCGACTACATCGGGCTCGACGGCTCGCCGACGATCGTCTCGTCGGTCGATCCGATCCCCAAAGCACCGTCCGAGCGGGAGGCGACGATGATCGACCCCGACGACGGGATGGGCGACGTACTCGAGGAGATGCACCCCTACGCCGCGGAGGCGGGTGATTGA
- a CDS encoding electron transfer flavoprotein subunit alpha/FixB family protein, protein MTIDPNDHTVDELTEELEAVDDEEELTSVLEAERSGQNRTTAREAVRDRLAEIGADLEGIEAGTETEGEYEGTKEDVGDEADGEEATETESADEAETESADGDEADADDELEEDDDLSHPTRDKRHVRALADGEYADMWVFCETQGGELLEVSKEMLGKARELMDQFAADYGDEERVVAFLMGDDCEGLAEECIAYGADVAVYHDDRRLERFLHKPYTEISSHMARGEGTVESTDWRDYDKPRYVLFPATNNGRDLSAKVQAELDSGLASDCSDLFIEENEVSNPVKTGEPGVKKTFEKVLHMKRPDFSGFEYSTILCLDNPGREFHPQGCSVIPGSFEPMEPDHDRNGLVVEHDMELDDDWFRVEIEEYDRLEAGIDLAGHDVIVCLGRGIADAPTEGMELGLDLVDAFENAELGITRGIVTSSYQFEGHVEEYSKEERQIGETGQVVAPDLYIAAGVSGAVQHKVGMDESDTIVAINTDTDARIRDFSDYFIEGDLFEVLPRLTEAVKSGETALEPEAVADGGGDDD, encoded by the coding sequence ATGACGATCGATCCGAACGACCACACCGTCGACGAACTGACCGAGGAACTCGAGGCGGTAGACGACGAGGAGGAACTGACATCGGTCCTCGAGGCCGAACGCTCCGGCCAAAATCGGACGACGGCCCGCGAGGCGGTCCGCGATCGGCTCGCGGAGATCGGTGCCGACCTCGAGGGGATCGAGGCGGGCACCGAGACCGAAGGCGAGTACGAAGGGACGAAAGAGGACGTCGGCGACGAGGCCGACGGCGAGGAAGCAACTGAGACGGAGTCGGCCGACGAAGCCGAGACGGAATCGGCAGACGGGGACGAAGCCGACGCGGACGACGAACTCGAGGAGGACGACGACCTCTCCCATCCCACCCGCGACAAGCGACATGTCCGCGCGCTCGCGGACGGCGAGTACGCCGACATGTGGGTCTTCTGTGAGACCCAGGGCGGCGAGTTGCTCGAGGTCTCGAAGGAGATGCTCGGCAAGGCCCGCGAGTTGATGGACCAGTTCGCGGCGGATTACGGTGACGAAGAGCGGGTCGTCGCGTTCCTGATGGGCGACGACTGCGAGGGGCTGGCCGAGGAGTGTATCGCCTACGGGGCCGACGTAGCGGTCTACCACGACGACCGCAGGTTGGAACGGTTCCTGCACAAGCCCTACACCGAGATTTCGTCGCACATGGCCCGCGGCGAGGGCACCGTCGAGAGCACCGACTGGCGCGACTACGACAAGCCCCGGTACGTGCTGTTCCCGGCGACGAACAACGGACGGGACCTCTCGGCGAAGGTGCAGGCCGAACTAGACTCCGGGCTGGCCTCGGACTGTTCGGACCTCTTCATCGAGGAGAACGAGGTCTCGAACCCGGTCAAGACCGGCGAGCCCGGCGTCAAGAAGACCTTCGAGAAGGTCCTGCACATGAAACGGCCGGACTTCTCGGGCTTCGAGTACTCGACGATCCTCTGTCTCGACAATCCGGGCCGGGAGTTCCACCCGCAGGGCTGTTCGGTCATCCCCGGCAGCTTCGAGCCGATGGAGCCCGATCACGACCGGAACGGGCTCGTCGTCGAACACGACATGGAACTGGACGACGACTGGTTCCGCGTCGAGATCGAGGAGTACGACCGGCTCGAGGCCGGGATCGACCTCGCCGGCCACGACGTGATCGTCTGTCTCGGCCGCGGGATCGCGGACGCCCCCACCGAAGGGATGGAACTCGGTCTCGATCTCGTGGACGCCTTCGAGAACGCCGAACTCGGCATCACTCGCGGGATCGTCACCTCCTCCTACCAGTTCGAGGGCCACGTCGAGGAGTACTCGAAGGAGGAACGCCAGATCGGCGAGACGGGCCAGGTCGTCGCGCCCGACCTCTACATCGCGGCGGGCGTCTCCGGCGCGGTCCAGCACAAAGTCGGCATGGACGAATCCGACACCATCGTCGCGATCAACACCGACACCGACGCCCGCATCCGGGACTTCTCGGACTACTTCATCGAGGGCGACCTCTTCGAGGTCCTGCCGCGGCTCACCGAGGCCGTGAAATCGGGTGAGACGGCCCTCGAGCCCGAAGCCGTCGCCGACGGAGGTGGTGACGATGACTGA
- a CDS encoding FAD-dependent monooxygenase — MTDDYEHYEAVVVGCGPGGAAAASRLADHGIETLVLERGAEAGSKNVSGGLIYAEDSAPYTIDDLFDGFREAAAERPVTDYYIHNVAGNTVKTYDLVDLHEHDTDWCDAVLRREMDSWLEARVHEKTSETGGGVLTNVRVNGLLREGGEIVGVTCDELDPIKADLVVAADGVNSELARDAGLMDWEEPDEWFQGVKAVVDMEPDAIDDRFDLEPDEGAAHLFSGDLFEDVRGGGFLYTNEDSLSIGTVFHLDSLVEQEAEPHELLDALLTHPLLAGWFKNEYHEREYAAKLVPDSKKVAHRSPYRDRLVLVGDAAGQMQAQGPIIKGMNHAITAGALAADAFAVTRGSADSEAAGRRYAKMLEDSGTMDKLRPRRYELSRTVGENDTVTAAIERVLDSPVGSLAVGNPIADRLLERAYNSPFLVSMLPDTKTGYVSLPTLIAEEHGKTIHWENEIEPPSLEERIGELTYDTDVGNPHIELLDESFDASGTAVTACPVSAADFGGGCYRSETVKTNGTAETLVSLDTQPCVECGTCAIVADTEWEHPRGGKGVEYREG; from the coding sequence ATGACTGACGACTACGAGCACTACGAGGCGGTCGTCGTCGGCTGTGGCCCCGGCGGGGCCGCGGCGGCGTCCCGGCTGGCTGATCACGGCATCGAGACGCTCGTACTCGAGCGCGGGGCCGAAGCGGGGTCGAAGAACGTCTCCGGCGGACTGATCTACGCCGAGGACTCCGCGCCGTACACGATCGACGACCTCTTCGACGGCTTCCGCGAGGCGGCCGCCGAACGACCCGTTACCGACTACTACATCCACAACGTCGCCGGGAACACGGTCAAGACCTACGACCTGGTCGACCTCCACGAGCACGACACCGACTGGTGTGACGCCGTGTTGCGCCGCGAGATGGACTCCTGGCTCGAGGCCCGCGTCCACGAGAAGACCAGCGAGACCGGCGGCGGGGTGTTGACGAACGTTCGGGTGAACGGCCTCCTGCGCGAAGGGGGCGAAATCGTCGGCGTCACCTGCGACGAACTCGACCCGATCAAAGCGGACCTCGTCGTCGCGGCCGACGGCGTCAACTCCGAACTCGCCCGCGATGCCGGCCTGATGGACTGGGAGGAGCCCGACGAGTGGTTCCAGGGCGTCAAGGCCGTCGTCGACATGGAGCCCGACGCGATCGACGATCGGTTCGACCTCGAGCCCGACGAGGGGGCCGCCCACCTGTTTTCGGGCGATCTCTTCGAGGACGTTCGCGGCGGCGGCTTCCTCTACACGAACGAGGACTCGCTGTCGATCGGGACCGTCTTCCACCTCGACAGCCTCGTCGAACAGGAGGCAGAGCCCCACGAACTGCTCGACGCCCTGCTGACCCATCCGTTGCTCGCGGGCTGGTTCAAAAACGAGTACCACGAACGCGAGTACGCGGCGAAGCTTGTTCCCGACTCGAAGAAGGTGGCCCACCGAAGCCCCTACCGCGACCGGCTCGTCCTCGTCGGCGACGCCGCCGGCCAGATGCAGGCCCAGGGACCGATCATCAAGGGGATGAACCACGCCATCACCGCCGGCGCGCTCGCGGCGGACGCCTTCGCCGTCACCCGCGGCAGCGCCGATTCCGAGGCCGCCGGGCGACGGTACGCGAAGATGCTCGAGGACTCGGGCACGATGGACAAGCTCCGGCCCCGGCGCTACGAGCTCAGCCGGACCGTCGGCGAAAACGATACCGTGACCGCGGCGATCGAACGGGTGCTCGACTCGCCGGTCGGCTCGCTGGCGGTCGGAAACCCGATCGCCGACCGGCTGCTCGAACGCGCCTACAACTCGCCGTTCCTCGTGTCGATGCTGCCCGACACGAAGACCGGCTACGTCTCCCTGCCGACGCTGATCGCCGAGGAACACGGTAAGACGATTCATTGGGAGAACGAGATCGAGCCGCCGAGCCTCGAAGAGCGGATCGGCGAGTTGACCTACGACACCGACGTGGGCAACCCACACATCGAACTGCTCGACGAGTCGTTCGACGCCAGCGGCACGGCGGTCACCGCCTGCCCGGTCAGCGCCGCGGACTTCGGCGGCGGCTGCTACCGCTCGGAGACGGTCAAGACCAACGGTACCGCGGAGACCCTGGTCAGTCTCGACACTCAGCCCTGCGTCGAGTGTGGCACCTGCGCCATCGTCGCCGACACAGAGTGGGAACACCCCCGCGGCGGCAAGGGCGTCGAGTACCGCGAGGGGTAA
- the phoU gene encoding phosphate signaling complex protein PhoU: MARKSYQEKLTELREDVLYMSEVVMERLRMGLDALEQKDEELAREVIEGDGEINRMYLDLEKDCIDLLALQQPVASDLRFIAASFKIITDLERVADLATNLGEYTIDAERDLFPDVDVQEMGELTLDMLEEAMVAYDTEDTERCRALADRDDELDQFAERASEIVVRDLIERELESPDEVEQLLQDVSRLLLTIRDLERVGDHTVNIAARTLYMVENDDELIY, translated from the coding sequence ATGGCCAGAAAATCCTATCAGGAGAAGCTCACGGAGCTTCGCGAGGACGTGCTCTACATGAGCGAAGTCGTCATGGAACGCCTTCGCATGGGGCTCGACGCCTTGGAGCAGAAAGACGAGGAACTCGCCCGCGAAGTGATCGAGGGCGACGGCGAGATCAACCGGATGTACCTCGACTTGGAGAAAGACTGTATCGACCTGCTCGCGCTGCAACAGCCGGTCGCGAGCGACCTGCGGTTCATCGCGGCCTCGTTCAAGATCATCACCGATCTCGAGCGGGTCGCCGACCTCGCGACCAACCTCGGCGAGTACACGATCGACGCCGAGCGGGACCTGTTCCCCGACGTCGACGTCCAGGAGATGGGCGAACTCACCCTCGACATGCTCGAGGAGGCGATGGTCGCCTACGACACTGAAGACACCGAGCGGTGCCGAGCGCTCGCCGACCGCGACGACGAACTCGACCAGTTCGCCGAGCGGGCCAGCGAGATCGTCGTCCGGGACCTTATCGAGCGCGAACTCGAGTCGCCGGACGAGGTCGAACAGTTGCTACAGGACGTATCGCGGCTGCTGTTGACGATCCGCGACTTGGAACGCGTCGGTGATCACACGGTCAACATCGCCGCGCGGACGCTGTACATGGTCGAAAACGACGACGAACTCATCTACTGA
- a CDS encoding universal stress protein, translating to MPNSILIPTDGSEYAENASEVGFDLAERMGATVHALAVGDVNLTEVSSVGGGPPRTKDDVTKIAAKWADELTASAEARGLEAEAVVRSGTPADEIVEYATEIDADMIVIGTAGRSGFERRILGSVTDKVVRTAPLPVVTVRPDGSVDAA from the coding sequence ATGCCTAATTCTATACTAATACCAACAGACGGGAGCGAATACGCCGAAAATGCATCCGAAGTCGGATTCGATTTGGCAGAACGAATGGGGGCGACCGTTCACGCGCTCGCTGTCGGCGACGTGAACCTCACGGAAGTCTCGTCGGTGGGCGGCGGACCGCCACGAACGAAAGACGACGTGACGAAGATCGCCGCGAAGTGGGCCGACGAGCTCACCGCGAGCGCCGAAGCCCGGGGACTCGAGGCGGAAGCGGTCGTCCGATCGGGAACCCCCGCCGACGAGATCGTCGAGTACGCGACGGAGATCGACGCCGACATGATCGTCATCGGCACGGCAGGTCGGAGCGGCTTCGAACGGCGGATCCTCGGGAGCGTCACCGATAAAGTCGTTCGAACGGCCCCGCTTCCGGTCGTGACGGTCCGCCCGGACGGGAGCGTCGACGCCGCCTGA
- a CDS encoding metal-dependent hydrolase has translation MVADGAHILVSLALVLIVFRSRRPEPYLVTALAAAFPDIDIVVFHPLVELGYVDGVLWTHRGLTHSLSAAVVVVVLLSYFGPWRAAAIGYGSHILFDFLTGGVRLFAPFNHVLYGLSFDWLLANLLVSVFSVAVILGGLLGMKYVPEMGLPSPTAQAVLERFQ, from the coding sequence ATGGTCGCCGACGGGGCGCACATCCTGGTCAGTCTCGCGCTGGTTCTGATCGTGTTCCGGTCGCGACGACCCGAACCGTACCTCGTGACCGCGCTGGCCGCCGCCTTCCCCGATATCGACATCGTCGTCTTCCATCCGTTGGTCGAACTCGGCTACGTCGACGGCGTCCTGTGGACCCATCGAGGACTAACCCACTCGCTGTCCGCCGCGGTAGTCGTAGTCGTCTTACTCTCGTACTTCGGTCCCTGGAGAGCCGCCGCCATCGGTTACGGCTCGCACATCCTCTTCGATTTCCTGACCGGCGGCGTTCGGCTGTTCGCGCCGTTCAATCACGTGCTGTACGGGCTCTCGTTCGATTGGCTACTCGCGAATCTGCTGGTGTCGGTCTTCTCCGTCGCCGTCATTCTCGGCGGTCTGCTCGGAATGAAGTACGTGCCCGAGATGGGGCTTCCGTCACCGACCGCACAGGCGGTCCTCGAGCGGTTCCAGTAG
- the pstB gene encoding phosphate ABC transporter ATP-binding protein PstB has translation MSQDPMTDPNSRTDTQPTDEGRADLASDDLDGSDPTSEPLVDSSIDVDGRSGTPSSASQTVIESKSLDVYYDDVQALQSIDIEIPAKQVTAIIGPSGCGKSTFLRCINRMNDLVDAARIDGELLFEGKNVYDDDVDPVVLRRKIGMVFQAPNPFPKSIYDNVAYGLEVQGIDGDYDAIVEDALRRAALWDEVKDRLDESALGLSGGQQQRLCIARAIAVDPDVLLMDEPASALDPVATSQVEDLIDDLSEEYTVVIVTHNMQQAARISDKTAVFLTGGELVEFDDTEKIFENPEHDRVEDYITGKFG, from the coding sequence ATGTCACAAGATCCTATGACTGACCCGAACAGCCGTACCGATACCCAACCGACCGACGAGGGGCGAGCGGACCTCGCGAGCGACGATCTCGACGGTTCCGATCCGACGAGCGAGCCCCTGGTCGACTCGTCGATCGATGTCGACGGTCGTTCGGGTACGCCCTCGAGCGCGAGTCAGACCGTCATCGAGTCGAAATCGCTCGACGTCTACTACGACGACGTGCAGGCGCTGCAGTCGATCGACATCGAGATCCCAGCAAAGCAGGTTACGGCGATCATCGGGCCATCCGGTTGCGGAAAGTCGACGTTCCTCCGGTGTATCAACCGGATGAACGACCTCGTCGACGCCGCACGGATCGACGGGGAATTGCTGTTCGAGGGGAAAAACGTCTACGACGATGATGTCGATCCGGTCGTGCTCCGTCGCAAGATCGGAATGGTGTTTCAGGCGCCGAACCCGTTCCCCAAGAGCATCTACGACAACGTCGCGTACGGACTGGAGGTCCAGGGTATCGACGGCGATTACGACGCGATCGTCGAGGACGCGCTCCGTCGCGCCGCCCTGTGGGACGAGGTAAAAGATCGCTTAGACGAAAGTGCGCTCGGTCTCTCGGGCGGCCAGCAACAGCGGCTGTGTATCGCACGCGCGATCGCGGTCGATCCCGACGTGCTGTTGATGGACGAGCCCGCGAGCGCGCTCGACCCGGTCGCGACCTCGCAGGTCGAGGACCTGATCGACGATCTCTCCGAAGAGTACACGGTCGTCATCGTCACCCACAACATGCAGCAGGCCGCGCGAATCTCCGATAAGACTGCCGTCTTCCTCACCGGCGGCGAGCTGGTCGAGTTCGACGACACGGAGAAGATCTTCGAGAACCCCGAGCACGATCGCGTCGAGGACTACATTACCGGCAAGTTCGGGTAG
- the pstA gene encoding phosphate ABC transporter permease PstA, with amino-acid sequence MATEQQAGTGGWYGTDEAVSRIRGQAFKALCLGATLLALLAVFVLLVYVAFDAFQPLTADRGWLLTFGVTVVLPLLGATGYYYTRDTRAGETATIALGLPVVSLLLTGGVFITFEHIVSVYRWLAILVALFVAGTVVYAHSRARPTADLERLLVVVAVPVLALYLIPRVILSLPVLPTESIALFASFVLPVAVAAGWFVRRQREDDRAGVTAAVLTLLAAAIGFGAAPVVGIDPFVWMLLVAVTAVPVGLYVESVVRRGAGVSGLAFPLLVAGGIVAGVFVTDALGFAGPNSWLDWGFLTSAPSRTPEDAGFYPPLVGSVMMLLVIIVSAFPVGVGAAIYLEEYAPERGRWGRLVDLIEVNIGNLAGVPSVVYGVLGLALFIRWGGLGSGTALVGGFTVGLLILPIVIISSQEAISAVPDSMRRASYGMGATKWQTTRNVVLPEALPGIMTGNILAMGRAIGETAPLLLIGAPAVVRLAPNSFTNKFSAMPRQIYTWSSEIDAAFRHGVLAAGVVTLLVVLLLMNGAAIIIRNKYQRRD; translated from the coding sequence ATGGCGACCGAACAGCAGGCCGGAACCGGGGGCTGGTACGGGACGGACGAAGCAGTCAGTCGGATTCGCGGCCAAGCGTTCAAGGCGCTCTGTCTGGGTGCGACGTTGCTCGCCCTGCTGGCCGTCTTCGTCCTCCTCGTGTACGTCGCATTCGACGCCTTCCAGCCGCTTACGGCTGACCGCGGCTGGCTACTGACGTTCGGTGTGACGGTCGTGCTCCCCCTGCTCGGTGCAACGGGCTACTACTACACGAGGGACACACGCGCCGGCGAAACCGCAACTATCGCCCTCGGCCTCCCGGTCGTCTCGCTGTTGCTCACCGGCGGCGTGTTCATCACGTTCGAACACATCGTCAGTGTCTATCGGTGGCTCGCGATCCTCGTCGCACTCTTCGTGGCCGGGACCGTCGTCTACGCGCACAGCCGAGCACGACCGACGGCTGACCTCGAGCGACTGCTCGTGGTCGTCGCCGTTCCGGTTCTTGCGCTCTATCTGATTCCGAGAGTCATTCTCTCGCTGCCCGTCTTGCCCACGGAATCGATCGCGCTGTTCGCCTCGTTCGTCCTGCCGGTCGCGGTCGCCGCCGGTTGGTTCGTGCGCAGACAGCGCGAGGACGACCGCGCCGGCGTTACCGCGGCGGTGCTGACGCTGCTCGCGGCGGCGATCGGCTTCGGTGCCGCGCCCGTCGTCGGCATCGATCCGTTCGTCTGGATGCTGCTCGTCGCGGTCACTGCCGTTCCCGTCGGGCTCTACGTCGAGAGTGTCGTTCGCCGCGGAGCCGGCGTCAGCGGGCTCGCGTTCCCGCTGCTCGTCGCGGGCGGGATCGTCGCCGGAGTCTTCGTGACGGACGCCCTCGGTTTCGCCGGACCGAACTCGTGGCTCGACTGGGGATTCCTGACGAGTGCCCCCTCGAGAACCCCCGAGGACGCCGGCTTCTACCCGCCGCTGGTTGGCTCGGTGATGATGCTGCTCGTGATCATCGTCTCCGCGTTCCCCGTCGGCGTCGGTGCCGCTATCTATCTCGAGGAGTACGCGCCGGAACGGGGCCGATGGGGCCGCCTCGTCGACCTGATCGAGGTCAACATCGGCAACCTCGCCGGTGTCCCGTCGGTCGTCTACGGTGTCCTCGGACTCGCATTGTTCATCCGCTGGGGCGGCCTCGGCTCCGGGACCGCACTGGTCGGCGGGTTTACCGTCGGGCTGCTCATCCTCCCGATCGTTATCATCTCCTCGCAGGAGGCGATCAGCGCTGTCCCCGACTCGATGCGGAGGGCGTCCTACGGGATGGGCGCGACCAAGTGGCAGACGACTCGCAACGTCGTCCTCCCGGAGGCCCTGCCGGGGATCATGACCGGGAACATCCTCGCGATGGGACGGGCGATCGGCGAGACGGCGCCGCTGCTTCTCATCGGCGCACCGGCCGTCGTCCGGCTCGCCCCGAATTCGTTCACGAACAAGTTCAGCGCGATGCCTCGCCAGATCTACACTTGGTCGAGCGAGATCGACGCGGCGTTCCGACACGGCGTGCTGGCGGCCGGCGTCGTCACGCTGCTGGTCGTGCTACTGCTGATGAACGGCGCTGCCATCATCATTCGTAACAAGTATCAACGCCGAGACTGA
- the pstC gene encoding phosphate ABC transporter permease subunit PstC, whose translation MSEQSIDVDLTRSSSSQVVKERIYKWLLFACAALTVFVTGSIIVTLARDALVFFTMVSPVEFFTGTTWFVRGDSGTYGVWPLVSATLIITVVSALVSVPTGVAAAVYLSEYASDQMRSVLKPALEVLAGIPTVVYGYLALVYLTPALQWVGIPVSTFNLLSASIMVGIMIIPMVSSLSEDAMSSVPDSLRQAGYGMGATKYEVSTGIVIPAAVSGIFSSFILALSRAIGETMIVVMAAGLRPRMFNFANPLDNLLSSGQPMTAGMVNAVTSDATGGSSTYLSMFALGLTLFAITLAMNLASDYVAARYQEEYQ comes from the coding sequence ATGAGTGAGCAATCGATAGACGTCGATCTGACGCGATCATCGTCGAGTCAGGTCGTCAAAGAGCGAATCTACAAGTGGCTGCTGTTCGCTTGTGCCGCGCTGACGGTGTTCGTCACGGGGAGTATCATCGTCACGCTCGCGAGAGACGCGCTCGTGTTCTTCACCATGGTCTCCCCGGTGGAGTTTTTCACCGGCACGACGTGGTTCGTCCGCGGCGACAGCGGGACCTACGGCGTCTGGCCGCTCGTGAGCGCGACGCTGATCATCACCGTCGTCTCGGCACTCGTCTCGGTTCCGACCGGCGTCGCGGCCGCCGTCTATCTGAGCGAGTACGCGAGCGATCAGATGCGATCGGTCCTGAAACCGGCGCTCGAGGTGCTCGCCGGTATCCCGACGGTGGTCTACGGCTACCTCGCGCTGGTCTATCTGACGCCCGCGCTCCAGTGGGTCGGCATCCCGGTCAGCACGTTCAACCTGCTGTCCGCGTCGATCATGGTCGGGATCATGATCATTCCGATGGTGTCGTCGCTCTCCGAAGACGCGATGAGTTCCGTCCCCGACTCGCTTCGACAGGCGGGCTACGGGATGGGCGCGACGAAGTACGAGGTGTCGACCGGGATCGTCATCCCCGCGGCCGTCTCCGGCATCTTTTCGTCGTTCATCCTCGCGCTCTCGCGTGCGATCGGCGAAACGATGATCGTCGTCATGGCCGCCGGGCTCCGACCGCGGATGTTCAACTTCGCGAACCCGCTCGACAACTTGCTCAGTTCGGGACAGCCGATGACCGCCGGCATGGTCAACGCCGTAACGAGCGACGCGACCGGCGGCTCCTCGACGTACCTGAGCATGTTCGCCCTTGGACTGACACTGTTCGCGATTACGCTCGCGATGAACCTCGCGAGCGACTACGTCGCAGCGCGCTATCAGGAGGAGTACCAATGA